The Persephonella sp. IF05-L8 genome contains a region encoding:
- a CDS encoding cbb3-type cytochrome c oxidase subunit II, translated as MGKMERFSFVALVAGIIFFLFADFISWALPMFVLKDIPKKSVEDLAAEAIANNTTAWSDFNKLARYYPETFKKLCEYTEAFSGATEVIKDCKPNGKTLAKALRIGHRWYVAEGCWNCHSQMVRPVSNETLRFGIPGVSNTVSYPSEYNNELQAPVLWGTKRVGPDLIREAAVHNVGWQVAHLYDPQSTSPGTNMPGYPWFFEKDKNGNIIPNVRGFALLTYIMWLGSWEVKPPKDFRIETAEK; from the coding sequence ATGGGTAAGATGGAACGTTTTTCATTTGTAGCGTTAGTAGCAGGAATTATATTCTTCCTGTTTGCTGACTTTATATCTTGGGCTCTGCCTATGTTTGTTCTCAAAGATATTCCTAAAAAGTCAGTTGAAGACCTGGCAGCTGAAGCAATAGCAAATAACACAACAGCATGGTCAGATTTCAATAAACTTGCAAGATATTATCCTGAGACATTCAAGAAACTGTGTGAATATACAGAAGCTTTCAGTGGTGCAACTGAAGTAATTAAAGACTGTAAACCAAACGGTAAAACCCTTGCCAAAGCTCTCAGAATAGGACACAGATGGTATGTGGCTGAAGGTTGCTGGAACTGTCACTCTCAGATGGTAAGACCTGTATCTAACGAAACTCTTAGATTTGGTATTCCAGGTGTATCTAACACAGTATCTTATCCATCTGAATACAACAACGAGCTTCAGGCTCCAGTTCTCTGGGGAACTAAAAGGGTGGGACCAGACCTGATTAGAGAAGCTGCTGTTCACAATGTAGGATGGCAGGTAGCTCACCTTTATGACCCACAAAGTACCTCCCCAGGAACAAATATGCCTGGATATCCATGGTTCTTTGAAAAAGATAAGAATGGAAATATTATTCCTAATGTAAGAGGTTTTGCTCTTCTTACCTACATAATGTGGCTTGGAAGCTGGGAAGTAAAACCTCCTAAGGATTTTAGAATTGAAACTGCTGAAAAATAA
- a CDS encoding cbb3-type cytochrome c oxidase subunit I — translation MAANNTQELQNLVNYGLVKAHVAMGLVFFIIVGIMGFLYSLQLDGIYPFPGIEFLSPGRIRMIHTAGAAYGFLVNMFTGLIYWAIPRFTGYRVLSDALGWFMFIALQAAVLITVVAILFLGMADNVEWGETPWWLDPIIVFWLLLALMQFGAPLYKASQRGPLYVSGWYMAAMLVWTPLVVFMGNLIPRFWAVGSGAGAVQSTFIHDLVGLYVTPVAWGLMYYFVPVIMKKPMWSHGLSLLGFWGLAFFYPMNGVHHFLWSPIPMFAQYSAVFATVAVEFAVTSVLINFMMTLRGSAEQLKYNVPLRYMYTGAIFYWITCFQCAFHVTLTFQKVIHFTDWVTGHAHLIMFGTFGLWVLGMAEYVWPRLFGKETMYSKGLSEGAYWLLMIGVLAMFFDLTAGGLVQGFDWIGLNPWIDSVNFSKPFWYFRSIAGIMMLTGLFMYALNFYKTATAKAGLTAELREV, via the coding sequence ATGGCAGCTAATAATACACAAGAACTTCAAAACCTTGTCAACTATGGGCTTGTAAAAGCTCATGTGGCAATGGGATTGGTTTTCTTTATTATCGTAGGAATAATGGGATTTTTATACTCTCTCCAGCTTGATGGAATTTATCCATTTCCAGGAATAGAGTTTCTCTCTCCTGGAAGAATTAGAATGATACACACAGCTGGTGCTGCTTACGGATTTCTTGTTAATATGTTTACAGGATTAATTTACTGGGCAATTCCAAGATTTACAGGTTATAGAGTTTTAAGTGATGCTCTTGGATGGTTTATGTTTATTGCACTTCAAGCAGCTGTTCTTATAACTGTTGTAGCTATACTTTTCCTTGGAATGGCTGACAACGTTGAGTGGGGAGAAACTCCTTGGTGGTTAGACCCAATAATTGTATTCTGGCTCTTACTTGCATTAATGCAGTTTGGTGCTCCACTTTATAAAGCCTCACAAAGAGGTCCACTTTACGTTTCTGGATGGTATATGGCAGCAATGTTAGTATGGACACCACTTGTTGTGTTCATGGGTAACTTAATTCCAAGGTTCTGGGCTGTAGGTTCTGGAGCAGGTGCTGTTCAATCAACATTTATCCACGACCTTGTTGGACTTTATGTTACACCAGTTGCATGGGGATTAATGTATTACTTCGTTCCTGTTATTATGAAAAAACCAATGTGGTCTCACGGATTATCACTTCTTGGTTTCTGGGGGCTTGCATTCTTCTATCCAATGAACGGTGTTCACCACTTCCTGTGGTCACCAATACCAATGTTTGCACAATATTCTGCAGTATTTGCAACAGTTGCAGTTGAGTTCGCTGTTACATCTGTTCTGATTAACTTCATGATGACACTTAGAGGTTCTGCAGAACAGCTCAAATACAATGTTCCATTAAGATATATGTATACAGGAGCTATCTTCTACTGGATTACTTGCTTCCAGTGTGCATTCCACGTAACACTCACATTCCAGAAAGTAATCCACTTTACAGACTGGGTAACAGGACACGCTCACCTAATCATGTTCGGAACATTCGGTCTATGGGTTCTTGGAATGGCTGAGTATGTATGGCCAAGATTATTTGGAAAAGAAACAATGTATTCCAAAGGTCTCTCTGAAGGTGCTTACTGGCTCCTTATGATTGGAGTTCTGGCAATGTTCTTTGACCTTACAGCTGGTGGTCTTGTTCAAGGATTTGACTGGATTGGACTTAACCCATGGATTGACTCTGTAAACTTCTCTAAGCCATTCTGGTACTTCAGGTCTATCGCTGGAATAATGATGCTCACAGGACTGTTCATGTATGCTCTGAACTTCTATAAAACTGCTACAGCTAAAGCTGGTCTCACAGCAGAGCTCAGAGAAGTATAA
- a CDS encoding c-type cytochrome, protein MGENTAVKWILFFFFPALFIYGLLHVYSSKPAQAKKTKDLTAQEEAGRKVYNKFCVGCHGVNGDGNTQAAKFFKDKPPNFHTAVFRWKSTPEGCLPTDEDLLHVLNWGLPQTPMPSFKLVPEVQKRAVIAYIKTFARDKWEKGQPDPEKCQSVYKEIKRPADFGSPELIQRGKELYAQNCTACHGEQGAGDGPVATTLPVPPTDLTYPVRAAGPKPEDTFRVLTVGLEGSPMPAFGHLSERDRWALVSYIAYLMNKGK, encoded by the coding sequence ATGGGAGAAAACACGGCCGTTAAATGGATTTTGTTCTTCTTCTTCCCGGCACTGTTCATTTACGGCCTGTTGCATGTTTATTCATCAAAACCGGCACAGGCTAAAAAAACCAAAGATTTAACTGCGCAGGAAGAAGCAGGAAGAAAAGTCTATAACAAGTTCTGTGTTGGATGTCATGGCGTTAACGGAGATGGTAATACCCAGGCGGCGAAATTCTTCAAAGACAAACCCCCTAACTTCCACACTGCAGTTTTCAGATGGAAGTCTACACCTGAAGGATGTTTACCTACAGATGAAGATTTACTCCATGTTCTGAACTGGGGTCTTCCACAAACTCCAATGCCATCATTCAAACTTGTTCCTGAAGTTCAAAAAAGAGCTGTTATTGCCTACATCAAAACTTTTGCAAGAGACAAATGGGAAAAAGGGCAACCTGACCCAGAAAAATGTCAATCAGTTTACAAAGAAATCAAAAGACCTGCTGACTTTGGTTCTCCTGAGTTAATCCAGAGAGGAAAAGAGCTTTACGCTCAAAACTGCACAGCATGTCACGGTGAGCAAGGAGCAGGAGATGGTCCTGTAGCAACAACATTGCCAGTCCCTCCAACAGACCTTACATATCCAGTTAGAGCAGCTGGTCCAAAACCAGAAGATACATTTAGAGTTCTTACAGTGGGTCTTGAAGGTTCTCCAATGCCAGCATTCGGACATCTTTCAGAAAGAGATAGATGGGCACTTGTTTCTTACATTGCTTATCTAATGAACAAAGGTAAATAA
- a CDS encoding MtnX-like HAD-IB family phosphatase: MSAIFFSDFDGTITEQDVIDAIMAEFAPPEYKKIQENLLSGKIDIDIGIRQMFQLIPSDKKEEIVHWVKENIKLREGFSEFLEFLNRKNIPFVVLSGGVDLYIYPLLENHLSRISQIYCNKISFKKEKMDVRFIYRCGEKCQRNCGICKPYIMKNYYGNYSLKLYAGDGITDLDACQYSDIIFSTGQLKSMLKENRIKDKKVFSFNKFSEIIEKSIF; this comes from the coding sequence ATGTCAGCTATATTTTTCTCCGATTTTGATGGAACAATAACAGAACAGGATGTTATTGATGCTATAATGGCTGAATTTGCCCCTCCTGAATACAAAAAAATCCAAGAAAATCTATTATCTGGGAAAATAGATATAGATATTGGAATTCGTCAGATGTTCCAGCTTATACCTTCTGATAAAAAGGAAGAAATAGTTCACTGGGTTAAGGAAAATATAAAGCTCAGAGAAGGATTTTCGGAGTTTTTAGAGTTTTTGAACCGAAAAAATATCCCTTTTGTCGTTCTAAGTGGAGGAGTAGATTTATATATCTATCCATTACTTGAAAACCATTTAAGCAGAATAAGCCAGATATACTGTAATAAAATCTCCTTCAAAAAAGAAAAAATGGATGTTAGATTTATATACAGATGTGGGGAGAAATGCCAACGAAACTGTGGTATTTGTAAACCATATATAATGAAGAATTACTACGGAAACTATAGTTTGAAATTATATGCAGGAGATGGAATTACAGACCTTGACGCATGTCAATATAGTGATATAATTTTTTCAACAGGGCAGCTAAAATCAATGCTAAAAGAGAATAGGATAAAAGATAAAAAAGTTTTTAGCTTCAATAAATTCTCCGAAATAATAGAAAAATCAATATTTTAA
- a CDS encoding RuBisCO large subunit C-terminal-like domain-containing protein, producing MNYIEATYLLTSKEKIQPQQEVDKIIDFLSLSRTPLPVKLGEVEDFYDTDLKVYKVLFKVQFPVSLFRHDLYSILSLTYGEMILPYRIKLIDIDFPPAFLDHFKGANYGIKGIQDYLEIHHRPLLISTIRPAVGLKKEEIGEIFESLIDGGIDIVREDELFFNEGFALFESRIDYISQLKAKLQEKHSRKIVYAPFLSGNLEEIENKINFAVQKHIRIFVLNLFPLGFETVRYLSEKFEVGFILNLSYPSFFFENDDFGIQPDLLFGKLTRLSGGDMVLIPSPYRYKNIPHFKSVEIAESLREDFENIRPVYPVLYGDIYPHDLYKIFEDFGNLVAIDIGNNYQKHKAGITAGAKAYFDTLNCVVNSISLEECKSLSKELKEFK from the coding sequence ATGAACTATATAGAGGCTACTTATCTGCTCACTTCTAAAGAAAAAATTCAGCCTCAGCAGGAAGTAGATAAAATTATTGATTTTCTTTCTCTTTCCAGGACACCTCTCCCTGTAAAGCTTGGAGAGGTTGAGGATTTTTATGATACCGACCTGAAAGTTTATAAAGTTTTGTTCAAAGTTCAGTTTCCTGTGTCCCTGTTTAGACATGATTTATACTCAATTTTATCCCTTACTTATGGTGAGATGATTTTACCTTACCGTATAAAACTGATTGATATAGATTTTCCACCTGCATTTCTTGACCATTTTAAAGGTGCAAATTATGGAATAAAGGGTATACAGGACTACTTAGAAATTCATCACAGACCTCTGTTAATATCAACAATTCGCCCAGCTGTAGGATTAAAAAAGGAAGAAATAGGAGAGATATTTGAAAGCCTTATTGATGGTGGAATAGATATTGTCAGAGAAGATGAGCTATTTTTTAATGAAGGATTTGCACTATTTGAGAGCAGAATTGATTATATTTCACAGCTAAAAGCCAAACTACAGGAAAAACACTCAAGGAAAATAGTATATGCCCCATTTCTATCTGGAAATTTAGAAGAAATAGAAAATAAAATAAACTTTGCCGTTCAAAAGCATATACGAATATTTGTTTTAAATCTTTTCCCACTGGGGTTTGAAACAGTAAGGTATTTATCAGAAAAATTTGAAGTTGGATTTATACTTAATCTATCTTATCCATCATTCTTTTTTGAAAATGATGATTTTGGTATTCAACCAGACTTACTCTTTGGAAAATTAACCAGACTTTCTGGGGGAGATATGGTCTTAATACCTTCTCCTTACAGATACAAAAATATTCCCCATTTTAAATCTGTCGAGATAGCAGAAAGTCTCAGAGAAGATTTTGAAAATATACGACCTGTTTATCCTGTATTATATGGAGACATCTATCCACACGACCTGTATAAAATCTTTGAGGATTTTGGAAATCTTGTTGCAATTGATATTGGAAATAACTATCAAAAGCACAAAGCAGGAATTACAGCAGGAGCAAAAGCCTATTTTGATACTTTAAACTGTGTAGTAAATAGTATCTCCTTGGAAGAATGTAAATCACTGAGTAAAGAATTGAAAGAGTTCAAATAA
- a CDS encoding antibiotic biosynthesis monooxygenase family protein: MVVVFTKFPINPEYREQFKEYALERFGEKGLTEQEGFIKMNLLEPVNFPPNNQNNTFIIATYWENMEALKKYTESEAFRKAHENPPPREWFAGHPVIEVYNIIKEV; encoded by the coding sequence ATGGTAGTAGTATTCACAAAATTCCCGATTAATCCAGAATACAGGGAACAGTTTAAGGAATATGCCCTTGAAAGATTTGGAGAAAAAGGATTGACTGAGCAGGAAGGATTTATAAAGATGAACCTTCTTGAGCCTGTTAACTTTCCACCTAATAACCAGAATAACACATTTATTATTGCAACTTACTGGGAAAATATGGAAGCGTTAAAGAAATATACAGAAAGTGAGGCATTCAGAAAAGCCCATGAAAATCCTCCACCAAGGGAGTGGTTTGCAGGACATCCGGTTATTGAGGTTTACAATATAATAAAAGAAGTATAA
- a CDS encoding M3 family metallopeptidase, with translation MSIVFPEFTINDENLDQQKELVLNQIKQNKEKLQQLLKIENKTYQNFVKPYQLMHVKLGILFSPISHLNYVKNSPKTQEVYTALLPVITEYYTELGQNEELYKAFKEIYEKEKNTLNQEQRKVLEDAIRDFELSGVNLEGEKREKVKQINIKLSQLQNQFAQNLLNATDSYEMIIEDYEDVKELPETELKAAQQERDGKIVYRFTLHQPSYIAYMTYGSNREKREELYRAYVTRAPENDKILEEILALRYEKAKLLGFNNYAELSLATKMAQSPSQVLDFLYDLARKSKPQAEKEYEELNNYAKKLGLKDNLQAYDFSYYAEKLKKEKYNVNDEEYKPYFEKNRVIKGLFDFLNKLFKLEFEEVNVPVWHPSVNVYHIYKNSELIGRLYLDLEAREGKRDGAWMDEWVAHHEDEEGNIIKPVAFIVANFSPATEDTPSLLRPYDVETLFHEMGHALHHLVSKVREPFVSGISGVEWDAVEFPSQFLEQFAYEPSVLKTFAFHYKTGEPIPENMINRLKNARNFLSAMAMVRQLEFAIFDMLIHMDRYTAKDVQEILNKVREEVSVIKPPEYNKFQWSFSHIFAGGYAAGYYSYKWAEVLSADAYFMFVDNGIYNDDVAESFYEEILTKGGSRPAMELFKNFAGREPDTDALLKLSGIKYS, from the coding sequence ATGTCGATAGTATTCCCTGAATTTACAATAAATGATGAAAATTTAGACCAGCAGAAAGAATTAGTTTTAAACCAGATAAAACAGAATAAAGAAAAACTGCAGCAGCTTTTAAAAATAGAAAACAAAACATACCAGAACTTTGTAAAACCATATCAGCTTATGCATGTAAAACTGGGGATTTTATTCTCCCCTATTTCCCATTTAAACTATGTTAAAAACTCTCCAAAAACTCAAGAAGTTTATACAGCGCTACTGCCTGTTATAACTGAATATTACACAGAACTGGGACAGAATGAGGAGCTTTACAAAGCCTTCAAAGAAATATATGAGAAAGAAAAGAACACTCTTAATCAAGAGCAGAGAAAAGTTCTTGAAGATGCTATAAGAGATTTTGAGCTATCCGGTGTAAATTTGGAAGGTGAAAAAAGGGAAAAAGTCAAACAGATAAACATCAAACTCTCCCAGCTGCAAAACCAGTTTGCCCAAAACCTTCTCAATGCCACCGACAGCTATGAGATGATTATTGAAGACTACGAAGATGTGAAAGAACTGCCAGAAACAGAGCTTAAAGCAGCACAGCAGGAAAGGGATGGAAAAATAGTTTACAGATTTACCCTGCACCAGCCATCTTATATAGCATATATGACCTATGGTTCAAACAGGGAAAAAAGGGAAGAGCTATACAGGGCTTATGTCACAAGAGCCCCTGAAAATGATAAAATTCTTGAAGAAATTCTTGCTCTAAGATACGAAAAGGCAAAACTTCTTGGTTTTAATAATTATGCAGAGCTTTCCCTTGCCACAAAAATGGCACAATCTCCATCTCAGGTTTTGGATTTTCTTTACGACCTTGCCAGAAAAAGCAAGCCTCAGGCTGAAAAAGAGTATGAAGAACTAAACAACTACGCTAAAAAGTTAGGCCTAAAAGACAACCTGCAGGCTTATGATTTTTCATACTATGCAGAAAAGCTCAAAAAAGAAAAATACAATGTAAATGATGAGGAATACAAACCCTATTTTGAGAAAAATCGGGTAATCAAAGGTCTTTTTGATTTTCTTAACAAACTATTCAAACTGGAATTTGAGGAAGTGAACGTTCCTGTATGGCATCCATCTGTTAATGTTTATCATATTTACAAAAACAGCGAACTAATAGGCAGACTTTACCTTGACCTTGAGGCAAGAGAAGGGAAAAGAGATGGAGCATGGATGGATGAGTGGGTGGCACACCATGAAGATGAAGAAGGAAATATAATAAAACCAGTTGCATTTATTGTTGCCAACTTTTCACCTGCCACAGAAGATACACCATCCCTTCTTAGACCCTACGATGTGGAAACACTTTTTCATGAAATGGGGCATGCACTTCACCATCTTGTAAGCAAAGTAAGAGAACCATTTGTAAGCGGAATATCAGGTGTTGAATGGGATGCTGTGGAATTTCCATCCCAGTTCCTTGAACAATTTGCCTACGAACCATCTGTATTAAAAACATTTGCATTTCATTATAAAACAGGAGAACCTATCCCAGAAAATATGATAAACAGGCTAAAAAATGCCAGGAACTTTTTATCTGCAATGGCAATGGTTCGTCAGCTGGAGTTTGCAATATTTGATATGCTCATACATATGGACAGATATACTGCAAAAGATGTTCAGGAAATACTTAACAAAGTCAGGGAAGAGGTATCAGTCATAAAACCACCAGAATACAACAAATTCCAGTGGAGCTTTAGCCATATATTTGCCGGCGGATACGCAGCCGGTTATTACAGTTACAAATGGGCAGAAGTTTTATCTGCTGATGCTTACTTTATGTTTGTGGATAACGGAATATACAATGATGATGTGGCAGAAAGTTTTTATGAAGAAATTTTAACTAAAGGTGGTAGCAGACCTGCAATGGAACTGTTTAAAAACTTTGCAGGTAGAGAACCGGACACAGATGCACTGCTGAAACTAAGCGGAATAAAATATAGCTAA
- a CDS encoding dihydroorotate dehydrogenase — protein MESPVKPLDTPLSFELFGIKFKNPVWTASGCFSYGLEVAENLYDISKLGAVVVKGLSYRPREGNPPQRIVETPCGMLNSIGLQNPGVKYFAEHILPKLREYDTVIIANVFGEDEEEYLKVAQFLDKTDGVHALELNVSCPNVKKGGIAFGSDPETLYSLVKKLKNTTSKPLMVKLSPNITDITETAQACIEAKADGLVLINTLLGMAIDVEKEEPIIAMKTGGLSGPAILPVAVRMIYQVYEKFGASVPIIGVGGITTAQDALQHILAGAVAVQIGTANFYDPYAPLKVIDGLQQHLNKKGYSHILELTGKAHKLKVR, from the coding sequence TTGGAAAGTCCAGTAAAGCCTCTTGATACCCCACTTTCTTTTGAACTTTTTGGTATAAAGTTCAAAAATCCTGTCTGGACTGCTTCAGGATGCTTTTCTTACGGACTGGAAGTTGCAGAAAATCTTTATGATATAAGCAAATTAGGGGCAGTTGTTGTTAAAGGGCTTTCTTACAGACCCCGTGAAGGAAATCCACCCCAGCGTATAGTGGAAACTCCCTGTGGAATGCTTAACTCTATAGGTCTTCAAAATCCGGGAGTTAAATATTTTGCAGAACATATACTTCCTAAACTCAGAGAATATGATACTGTTATTATTGCAAATGTGTTTGGCGAGGATGAGGAAGAATACCTTAAAGTTGCCCAGTTTTTAGACAAAACAGACGGGGTTCATGCATTAGAGCTAAACGTTTCATGCCCTAATGTTAAAAAAGGTGGTATAGCCTTCGGCTCAGACCCAGAAACCCTGTATTCCCTTGTAAAAAAGCTGAAAAATACCACCTCAAAACCATTAATGGTAAAACTCAGTCCAAACATCACAGATATAACAGAAACTGCACAAGCATGTATTGAAGCTAAAGCTGATGGTCTTGTCCTGATAAATACACTACTTGGAATGGCAATAGATGTTGAAAAAGAGGAACCTATTATAGCAATGAAAACAGGAGGTCTATCAGGTCCTGCCATCTTGCCAGTGGCAGTTAGAATGATTTATCAGGTTTATGAAAAATTTGGAGCTTCTGTCCCTATAATAGGGGTAGGTGGAATAACCACTGCACAGGATGCCCTCCAGCATATACTTGCAGGTGCTGTTGCTGTCCAGATAGGAACGGCAAACTTTTATGACCCTTATGCACCATTGAAGGTAATTGATGGTCTTCAACAGCACTTAAATAAAAAAGGATACTCCCACATCCTTGAGCTTACAGGAAAAGCACATAAATTAAAAGTTAGATAA
- a CDS encoding SDR family NAD(P)-dependent oxidoreductase, which yields MSQTILVTGAAGFIGWRTAKFLLEGGFNVVGIDNMNNYYDVRLKEWRKKDLEKYENFRFFEVDIENLGALKVLFDNFDFDAVLNLAARAGVRYSMENPHVYLQTNAQGTLNLLEMMKEKGIKKMVLASTSSLYAGQPMPFKETLPVNTPISPYAASKKAAEVMAYTYHHLYDMDITVVRYFTVYGPAGRPDMSIFRFIKWIDEGTPIKLFGDGSQARDFTYVDDIAKGTILAMKPMGYEIINLGGGRNPISLKTIIEKIENLLGKKAKIEYKPFHKADMKETWADIEKAEQLLGWKPEIDIDEGLKRTVEWYLENKNWLKDIRLEEGVQNI from the coding sequence ATGTCTCAGACTATTCTTGTAACAGGTGCAGCTGGATTTATAGGATGGAGAACTGCAAAGTTTTTACTTGAAGGTGGCTTTAATGTTGTTGGAATAGATAATATGAACAACTACTATGATGTTCGTCTAAAGGAATGGAGAAAAAAAGACCTTGAAAAGTATGAAAATTTTAGATTTTTTGAGGTTGATATAGAAAATTTAGGAGCTTTAAAGGTTCTGTTTGATAATTTTGATTTTGATGCTGTTTTAAACCTTGCTGCAAGGGCAGGGGTCAGATATTCAATGGAAAACCCCCATGTATATCTCCAGACAAATGCTCAGGGAACATTAAATCTTCTTGAAATGATGAAAGAAAAAGGGATTAAAAAGATGGTACTTGCTTCAACTTCCTCCCTTTATGCAGGACAACCTATGCCCTTCAAAGAAACTCTTCCTGTAAACACTCCAATTTCTCCTTATGCAGCCTCCAAAAAAGCTGCAGAAGTAATGGCTTATACATATCATCATCTTTATGATATGGATATTACAGTAGTCAGGTATTTTACCGTCTATGGTCCCGCCGGAAGACCGGATATGAGTATCTTTAGATTTATTAAATGGATAGATGAAGGCACCCCTATAAAGCTGTTTGGAGATGGCTCACAGGCAAGGGATTTTACCTATGTTGATGATATTGCAAAGGGAACTATACTGGCAATGAAGCCTATGGGATATGAAATCATTAATCTTGGTGGTGGTAGAAATCCTATATCCTTAAAAACAATAATTGAAAAAATAGAAAACCTACTTGGTAAAAAAGCAAAAATAGAGTATAAGCCATTCCATAAAGCTGATATGAAAGAAACCTGGGCAGATATTGAAAAAGCAGAACAGCTCCTTGGCTGGAAACCTGAAATAGATATAGATGAGGGACTTAA